A region of the Candidatus Marsarchaeota archaeon genome:
TCCTGTTCTACATCTTCTGGGACATAGGCGTAATTGCGGGCTTCTTCATGATATATTCGCTGGGCGGCGCCATGAAGCGCGTCGCCGCTAACGCCTACCTTGTATATTCCATATTCGCAAGCGCCATGCTGCTCCTTGGGATACTGCTGATATACTTCTACACCCCGGTGCACACGTTCAGCATATCAGGCATAGAAGCTGCGGCCGGCTCCATACCTGTCGCGCTGCAGGAGCTCATATTCCTTCCGATGTTCATAGCATTCATCGTCAAGATGCCCGTTTTTCCGTTGCATTCGTGGATGCCCAATGCCTATGCAGAGGCCTCGACCCAGGGCTCGATGCTGCTGAGCGGCGTCCTCTCCAAGTTCGGCGCATATGGAATGCTGGTGCTCTTCTCAATGCTCCCTATTGCATCGAAGGTGTCTGGATATGTTTTCGCCCTCGCCTCCATATCAGCATTCTACGCTGCGTTCGCAGCCATGCACCAGTCAGACATAAAGCGCATGGTCGGCTACACAAGCATGCTTGAAGGCTCAATAATACTCGCAGGCATAAGCGCGCTGAACTACTTCGGGACATACGGTTCTGCATACCTGATGCTCGCGCACGGGCTTGCAGTCGCGCTGCTCTTCCTGGCGGCAGGCTCTGTGCAGAAGCTTTTCGGCGACACTGACATGCGCTCCCTGCGCGGTATAGCGAAAAATGCCGGCCCCACAGCGTACACCTTCCTGCTCGGCATATTTGCGACGACAGGCATGCCGCTCACTGCCACATTCATAGCAGACGTGCTTATATTCATTGGAGCCATAACCGCATTCGGTGTGCTTGGAATAGTTCCGCTGCTCAGCATAATACTTGTGGGCGCATACATGTACTATGCGGTCAGGAGGTCGTTCCTCTCGACAGCTACCTTCACCCCGTCAAGATGGCGCATCGGCGCATCGCAGAATGTGGCATATGCAGTATTGTTTTCATCGATATTCATTTTCGGCATCGTACCGGTGCTGCTGCAGCTTGTCAAAGTATAGGTGCTTGAATGGGATTCAT
Encoded here:
- a CDS encoding NADH-quinone oxidoreductase subunit M yields the protein MFPYLFVMLGTLLAGVLATLPFGKRASRGIAIAATLAVLIMVALMLITALEYGAAFSGSLPYISAFGISFSLQAGAVQLMLITMASIVAFAAVIGGNVEAENVKASNALVMLFELSAIGLFASANFFLFYIFWDIGVIAGFFMIYSLGGAMKRVAANAYLVYSIFASAMLLLGILLIYFYTPVHTFSISGIEAAAGSIPVALQELIFLPMFIAFIVKMPVFPLHSWMPNAYAEASTQGSMLLSGVLSKFGAYGMLVLFSMLPIASKVSGYVFALASISAFYAAFAAMHQSDIKRMVGYTSMLEGSIILAGISALNYFGTYGSAYLMLAHGLAVALLFLAAGSVQKLFGDTDMRSLRGIAKNAGPTAYTFLLGIFATTGMPLTATFIADVLIFIGAITAFGVLGIVPLLSIILVGAYMYYAVRRSFLSTATFTPSRWRIGASQNVAYAVLFSSIFIFGIVPVLLQLVKV